Part of the Limihaloglobus sulfuriphilus genome is shown below.
AGGGTTCAGGCCAGCTAACCTACGAAATCAGAGGCATAGTCAAATTTGCCCGTGAACTCGAGCAGATGGGCGTTGAGATAACCTGGGAAAATATCGGAGATCCAATCCAAAAGGGTGAAAAGATGCCCGAGTGGATCAAAAAAATAATTCTTGAGCTTGCAAGTCAAGACAAGACTTATGGTTATGTTGATACTCAGGGTATCCCAGAAACACGGGAATTCCTTGCTCATAATATCAATATCAGGGGCGGCTGTCAGGTAAACCGCGACGATATAGTGTTTTTCAACGGTCTTGGTGATGCCGTGAACAAGGTTTTCGGCTTTCTCAAACGTGAAGCCCGTGTAATCGGCCCTGCGCCGGCATATTCAACTCATTCATCCGCTGAGGCGGCTCACTCCGGTTATGAACACCTGACCTATCAGCTTGATCCCTATAATAATTGGATGCCTGACCTGGATGATATAGAAAATAAGGTTCGCTACAACGATTCTATCGCGGGTCTTATGCTGATAAACCCTGATAACCCTACCGGAGCCGTTTATCCGCGTGAGATTCTCGAAGCGATGGTAGATATCGCCCGCCGGCATGGATTATTCATGATCTGTGATGAGATTTATTCTCATATCGTTTATAACGGTACAGAAACAATGCATATGAGCGAGGTGATAGACGATGTCCCCGGTCTGGCTATGCGAGGAATATCCAAAGAGTATCCCTGGCCCGGCGGCAGGTGCGGCTGGATTGAGGTCTTTAATCAGGACAAATATCCTGATTTTAAGGGGTACATATCAAGCATTATAAACGCAAAAATGCTGGAAGTTTGTTCCACTTCGCTGCCTCAATATTCAATCCCGCCGGTTATAGGCAGCGATAATTATCCTGCGCATCTCAAGAATCGCAGTGCCGTTTTTGAATCGCGTGCCAAAGAAGCTGTTGAAATGCTCTCGGGAATAGACGGTATCGTGGTAAATGAGCCCAAGGGCGCGTTTTATATGTCGATTATGTTTGAGCCTGAAGTGCTTAACGGGGTTCAGAAACTGGAAATAACCGACACTAAGGTCAGGAGGTTTATTGAAACCCGTGTACGAAATGTCACCAATGACAAGCGTTTTGTTTATTATCTGCTTGCCGCGACAGGGATTTGTGTTGTTCCGCTTACCGGATTCTGCTGTGACCGGGAAGGTTTCCGGATAACACTTCTGGAATGCGATGACGAAAAACGCAGATGGACATGGAAAACGATAGCTGAGGCTATAAAAGAATATATATCGTCAACCGAATAACTCTTTGTCTGCAAAAATTATATAAAACAGTTTATTGCCGGGAAATTCACAAATTCTCTCAAAGTGAATTTCATCTGCGGCTTAATAGTATGCCGATAATTCCTGTGCCGAATATAGCCATCGTGGATGGTTCGGGAACTGCCGCGTAGGTGTCAGCGTATTGTTTTTCTGCTGCAGTCCGTATGCAGCATTCAATTACATCAACTGCATTGAATTCACCCCCGCTGTCATTTTCGCCGGCTTCATTTTCTGCGGATAATGGGTGTTGATCAATGTTTGAAACATTCTGCGGAACAAAAAAATCACTGCAAATTGCTCCAGAAAAACTGCCTGCGGGCAGAGCAAGTATATAAATTACTGCCAATAAAAATATAACGTACAATCTCATTTTCCTTATCCTCATAAAATCTCAGAGGCAACTTGTTAATAGCGAACTTGGGTTAAATCTTGAATATTAAGGTGTTTGCGCTAATAAACAGGCTTCATAATCGAGGGGTACTACTCAATCTCTATTCGAATGTAGAAAAACTTCTAATTTCTGACTATCTCTTAGTTAAATCTTACAACCTGAAACCTGGAAAGTCAAGGAAATTATATTTTCCCGTCCTGAATTACAACGGTTCTATCTGCTGCATCGGCGACTTTCTTGTCGTGCGTAACCATAATAATCGTCTGACCCTCTTTGTTGAGCTGTTTTAAAAGCGTAAGAATTTCACTGCCTCTCTGCCAGTCGAGGTTGCCTGTGGGTTCGTCCGCCAGCAGCAGCCGCGGCTCATTTATAAGAGCCCTTGCCAGTGCGGTACGCTGGCGTTCGCCGCCGGATAGCTGGTGAGGTTTGTGATTGAGCCTGTCTGCGAGACCAACCTTTTCGAGCAGGGAAACGGCTCTTTTTTTGATATCAGAACTTATTGCGGCCCATTTAATGACAGAGCTTGAAGCCATTGCAGGCAGCAGGGTATTCTCAAGCACGTTAAATTCATCGAGAAGGTGGTAGAACTGGAACACAAAACCGACCTGTTTGTTTCTGTATGCGTTGAGCCTGGCAGCAGATATGCGTGCTAAATTTGTGCCCTCGTAGATAATTTCTCCGCTGTCGGGTTTATCAAGCGCGCCGAGAATATGCAGAAGGGTGCTCTTACCCGAGCCGGAGCTGCCCATAACGGCTACAAATTCGCCGCGGGCGGTTTCGAGATTCACACCCTTTAGCACCTGCAGCCGGGTTTGCCCCATTTTATATGACTTTATGATATTTTCACATTTTATGATAGAATTCATACGGTTCCAACCCTTAGAACGTTAACGGGATCTTGTTTTACAGCTTGATGAGCCGGCCCAAGGCAGCCGAGTATAGAGGCTGTCAGGGCTCCGAATATTATCCATAGCAGGACATTTGTGTTTAGCTGGTTAGGTATCAGTCCTATGGCGTATATCGAACGGTCCCAGAGCTGCCAGCCGTAATTTGTGTGCAGCCAGTTTTCAAGCTCGTTGATGTATCTCAAAAACGCCCAGCCGCCAAGCCAGCCCAAAGAGGCGCCTATGATGCCGATCGCGGCAGAGAAAGATGTAAACATACCCATAAGCGATAATCTGCTTACGCCGAAACTTCTTAAGATGCCGATATCCTTATGTTTCGAGTTAACAATGATATAGAAGACTATGAATACGACGAATACATTAAGCAGTCCAAGCAGTGTGAAAAGGGCGGTAAGCATGGTGCGTTCCTTCTCCATAGGTGCGATATTTTCAACCAGATGTACTTTCCAGCTTTTAACCTGTACCTGCTCAAAGAGTGAGGCGAACTGTGATCCGGAATTCTCCGAAATAAACCGCTTAAAAATCTCTCTTACCCCGCTTACTCCCTGTTCAAGAGGAATACCCTGCTCAAATTTAATGAAAATACGGTTTACTCTGGCAGCAGCTGTGTCCATGCCGCAGATTTTTCCCGCCTGCTCGAAAGGCACATATATCGTAAAGTCATCCACCAGAGGCACGCCGGTGTCCGAATCGTTGGCGACATAAAAAGACTGGGAGTTTATGAGCCCTGTGGCCTCGTTGGCAAGTGTCCCTTTCCAGGTTAATGGAAAGCCGCTTATTTCTAACTTTACGGGATAATCGAGGCTGTGATTGTATGTTCCACTGCCGGATTTGGCATTCATCATTGATATTCCGCGGATACAGCCCGGACCCTGGCCGTGCGGGTGATCAAATATACCGCCGCTGTAAGATTTCCTGTAGAGCGAATCGCAAAAACCGGTTACCATGCAGTAGCTGTCAGGTTTGATACCAATCAGGTCAACAGCCTGTGTCCAGTCGCCATCGTCCATGCTCAGCAATGCGCTGGAGTGAATTACCGGTGAGGCGGCGAGAATCTGGGCATCGCCTTCAAGCTCGTCTATCAGTTCATCGTAGTAGGGAAATCCGGTTAGAGAGCTGCTTGTTATCACGCAGTCCCCGACAAGGGCATGATTCTTGTCCGCGAAATCCCGGATCAGACCGTCCATGATCGTCATCACCACCAGCTGTATGAAGACCGAAACGGCTATTGTAATGACAGCCAGCCAGACTATCGGGCGTCTGAGCATGTATTTGCCGATGAGTTTTCCGGTAAGTATCATCACTCGTACCTCAACACCTTAACCGGATTGACCATTGCCGCCAGAATCGCCGGAAGAAGTGAGCCGATAACCGCCGAGCCTACCGCGGCCGCGGCGAGTATAAAGGCGAGTTTCCACTCAACCTGATCGGGTATTCTCTCGAACATATACACGCTGCTTTTCCATATTTTCAGGCCGAATGCCTGCTGTATGCCCCGCTCAATATGGTTTACATTCTTGACAAACAGCCACCCAAGGAAAAGCCCCAGAGCCGAACCGAGCAGGCCTACTGTTATGCCGAATGATATGAATATGCCGGCTACGCCGCTTCTTGATAGTCCAAAGCTGCGTATTACTGCGATATCTTTACGTCTGTTGATTACCATCATGTAGAATATGCAGGTTATGAGCAGTATTACTCCGCCGCTTATGATCCCGAATACGACCATAAGCACATCCATCTGCTTGCGGTATTCCTCTATCAGGCGTGACTGCATATCGACAGATGAGGATATAGGCGTGTAATTGATCCACATATCGGGCCAGTTCATTCGCTCAGATGCGAACAGGCTGAAACTTTCACGAATTTGTTCAATGTCGCGGCTGGATACTCTGGAGGCTGAGTTCATTTTTATATGGATGATCTCCGCGGGCCTCTGCTGTTTGAATTTCGGATAAAGTTTCTCTGCCAGGAGACTTATAGGCAAAAAAGCGTATTCCGAATCGAATCTGTGTACGCCGCAGAATACGGCATCTGAAACCGTGAATGGGATGTTGACCCGTTTTAGATTTTCAAAACCTGATTTACGCGGCTCGCCGGTCATTCTGTAAGGCTCCTGTACCGCGGTCATCAGCACGAGTTTTCTGCCGTAAAGGTTTTCGAGGTCTTCTGTCCTGTATTCATCGGTTACCGGATCTGGGGATATTGCCAGCCCAATCCCGACAAAACCGCTTTCGTTTCCGCCGGAGTCAGGGTTAAAGGAGGGATTTGGACTGTCCTTCTGGCGTACAAGGAATTCATTGAAACCCAGAGCCTCTGTTCTGCTTTCAAGGTCAATCCCCCAGACAATAGTCCTGCGGACATTTCCCTTGCCGAGCAGCATAAGCCCCTCAGTTGAAATAACCGGAGTTGCCCGTTTTACAATGTCAAGCTCTTCAAGGTGTCTGCAAAGGTCGTCACTCTCGAGCATCAGCACGCTCGGGTCGGGTGATGTTATCAGCACGTCTCCAAGATGCGTTGTCATCGAGTTCTCAACCGCATAAATAAAGCCCTTGAACAGAGAGGAAACACCGACAAGAAGGGCGGTCGAGATCGCCACGGCAAGTATGCTCAAAAAAACAATCTTCCTTCGGGTCAGATATCTGATACATAAAAGAAGTTTGAGCATTTATTATCCTCTTTAGTTCCGGTATTTGCAGCGGGCTGTCATTGGTCAGCCGGGCTTTGCGGTTTATTGGCTGTTAATCCTGTTTTGCCGATTTCAGCAGCGGGAAGAGTATGACATCTCTGATGCTCGTTGCGTTTGTGAGCAGCATCACAAGCCTGTCGATACCGACACCAAGCCCGCCTGCGGGCGGCATCCCGTATTTCAGGGCGTTTATGAAGTCTTCGTCCATCGTTGCCATAGTGTCCTGCTGGCCATGAAGCTGGATACGGAAGTTCTCTTCCTGCACCGCAGGGTCATTGAGCTCGGTATAGGCATTGGCCAGCTCCATTTTGGCGGCGAAAAGCTCAAAGCGTTCGGCAATTTCCGGATTGTCAGCTTTTCTGCGAGTCAGCGGGCAGAGTTTGGCGGGATAGTCAATGACAAACGTTGGATTTATCAGATGCTGTTCTACTGTTTCTTCGAAGACCTCGTTTATGACAACAAGGTCGTCCATCTGATCTTCTTTGATATGCAGCTGCCGGGCCTTCTCGCGGAGGCCTTTAATGTCGGTAATATCGCAGCCGCTGTATTCTTTGAGCAGATCAGCGTATTTGGCTCTGCGCCACGGGCGGGTGTAGTCCACCTCGAGATCTCCGAATTTGAGCTTGTAATTGCCGCCGCAGTGTTCTTCGATAAGGCTGCATACAATTTCTTCGGTGATATCCATCATGTCGCTGTAGTCTGCATAAGCCTGATAGAGTTCCATCATTGTGAACTCTGGGTTGTGTTTTGTGTCGATTCCCTCGTTGCGGTAGCTTCTGTTGATCTCAAAGATTTTCTCCATGCCGCCTACCAGAAGCCGTTTAAGGAACAGCTCCGGAGCGATCCGCATGAAGAGATCCATGTCAAGTGTATTGTGGTGGGTGATAAACGGCTTTGCCGCGGCACCTCCGGCGATTGACTGCATCATAGGGGTTTCTACTTCGAGAAAACCTTTGTCGCTGAGCAGATTTCTAATGGAAGTTATCATTTGTGACCGCAGACGGAAACGCTCCATAACCTCCGGGTTTGCCCACAGGTCAACGTATCTCTGCCGGTATCTCATGTCAACATCGGCCAGGCCGTGAAACTTCTCCGGCGGCTGATTGATGGATTTGGAGAGAAACGTCAGTGTTTCAACCCAGATGGTAAGCTCACCGGTTCTTGTGCGGCTAAGTTCGCCTTCTCCGGCAATAATATCGCCCAGCTCTAAGAGTTTCGCAAGAGACCACTGTTCTTCCATTCTGCGTTTATTGAGGCCAAGCTGTATTGCCCCTGATGAATCCCGCAGGGTCAGAAAAATCAGCTTGCCGCAGTCGCGAAGAAGGACTATCCTGCCGGCGGCCTTGGCCCGCTGGCCTTCTGTCTCTTCCTCGTATCTTGCGCGTATCTGACTCGAAGGCTCAACATTTTCAACGCGTACGCCGTAGGGGTCGATTCCGAGCTCTCTTATCTTATCAAGTCTCTTTTGCCTTTGTTCTTCGAGTCTCTCGACTTCTGTCTGCATGAGTATAAACTCCGGTAAATTTTGGTTTATGCGTTCATTGGCCTGCGAATGAGAGGAGTATTGTTATCTCTCGCTCATCTGCCATTTAGGGCGGCCAATCATTTTTGATTATGTTTGTCAGCCTCCGAGAAGGTATTTCAAAAAGCTCTTTTTCTTTTCGGGCTTTTGAACTTGTTTCGCCAGCACATCAAAGCCGGCTTCTTTTTCGGTAAGCAATGTTTTGGCTACGACTATGCCCGCAGCAAGCTGAGGATCGCTTTTTATTGTTTCCTCTTCGCTGCGGCGTTTTATTTCTGAATGGTCCTTGCCTGCCTGCACAAGGACATTGTTGTCTTTTTGAGTTTCAAAATAGTCCTCGAACTCAAAACCTTTGAGCTCTATCTGGACATCAGGGATTATTCCCCAGTCTTTTGTGTTCTGCTTTTCTGCTTCAAATCGGTTCTTTACTTTGGTATTTGACGGCAGATAGTAATATGCCATAGTGTACTTGAGCTGGGCGCCTCCGCCGGGATAATCCATTATAGTCTGCACGCTGCCTTTGCCGTAGCTTTGCTCTCCGACAATAACAGCTCTGCGGTAAACAGGGTCTTGCAGTGCCCCTGAAACGATCTCTGAAGCTGAGGCCGAACCGCCGTCAATCAGAACAACAAGCGGGCAGGTTATGTTTGCTTTCTTATCAGCCGTAAGTTTGTCGGGGAAACCGACTCTGGGCCTCGTGCTGACAATTGTTCCCTCGTCAACAAAGTAATCCACGATATCTCCCGCCGTTTGCAGGTAGCCGCCGGGGTTTCCTCTGAGGTCGAGTATTATGGCTTCCATGCCGTTTTGATCAATCAGCTCGATGGCTTCCTTCATGCCCTCGGCAGTGTTGCTTGTAAAACCGGTAAGGCGGATATAGCCGATGCCTGTTTCCGGCTCGATCATATAATTCCAGTTTCCGTTGTCCTCGCGCTGCCAGCCGCGTACGGTAGGAACATCGATAGTTTTGCGGGTGATGGTTACATCACGTTTTTTTCGTGTTTTGCCGTCTTCAATTGTCAGTGTTACCTCTGTTCCGCTGGGACCGGTAATGTATTTAACGGCGCAGTTTATGGTCATATTTTCAGTGGTTTCGCCGTTGATCTTTACAATATAATCGCCCGCGTCAAGTCCTGTGGCATAGGCAGGGGTATCAGGTATCAGGCTGTTGATTTTGATCTTGCCGGTATCCATTGAGATTTCAACGCCTATGCCCGAGAATTTTTGAGTCATGTTCTTTTGGAATTCCTGCACTTCCCACGGCCATACAAGGGTGGTGTAGGGGTCGAGTGTGTTCAGGGCTGCCTCTGTGAATCTGGCAATAACGACCTGCTGGGGGATTTGAGCCGTTTGCATGTTCGACTCAAGCACTTTCCCGAAGGTTTCTATCATTGAGTTGCAGTCATAGCTGAACTGAAGGCTGTTGACCTCGTTGGATATTTCATCAAGGCGGACGCTCCACCTGGCAATCTGGGCTTTGTCGATGCTGATAGTTATATCCTCATCTTCAAAATTAAGTACCTCCGCCAGCATTTTGCACCGCTCAATCCCTTTGACAGCCATCTCTCGGAAATCCATCGTGGTAATATAGACCTGCTCAAGGGCCTTTACCGCTCTGACAAACATTGCAGGCTCGATTCCGCTGTACCTTTCTTCACGAGTTTCACAGGGAGTGTCTTTGAGAAGGGTGGATATCAGGGCCTTATTGCTGAGCTCTTCTCCGTACTCCTCGTATTGTTCTTCGTCCGGAAACAATTCGGGCAGCCAGTAATAATATACGGCGTAGGCGTCGATCCACTCACCGTTCTGTTCATGAATCTCGCTGTATTGGCGTGAGAGCTCTAAGACCTCTTTTACTATCGGGTCTTCAAGCAGTTCTTCTTTTGTGTCTTCTGCGGCGTATTTGTAGGCCATAATTATATTAGCCTGAAGATTTGCAAAGGTAAGCTCTTTGTCTTCTTCGTCTTCATCCGCCGGGTCATCTTCGCCGTCTTCGTCGTCATCTCCTGATTCATCATCGTTGTCAGAAGATTTATTCTTTTCAAATCCCTTGTACTCAGGTATTCCTTCTTTTCTTGCGCGTTCGAGTTTTTCCATGCATTCCATATATTTTTCTACGCGCTTATCATCTCTGCTCTGCTGCATACGGTTGTAGTCATTGAGCAGTTTTTTGAGATTAGAAAGATATTTTGCCTGGCTGTTCTGGCTGACGATTTCTAATTTCTCACCGGCTGAAACAAAGTTGCCGGAATATATGTCTGCGAAAATCTGTTCAGCCTGGCTGTAATTCTCTGCCGTTTGGTATTTTGGAGAATCGTTTTTTGGCGAATCGGCCGCCGTGTTACTGCTGATAACCGTAATGGCGATCAGCATCGCGGCTGCGGCACTTACGCAAACCGTATTTATCAGCCTTTTGGATTTGCTCATTATTTTCCTTTGGGAGATAGTATTTAAGCCCCCCGATCTGCACCGGGGGGCTTTATTTTTTTACAATTAAAAGCGTTTTTTAGAGGCATTCAGATGCTTTGCCGGTACAGCCGAGCACCTTAAGTTTGTGAAGCACCATTTCGTAGATAGCTTCGCGGCCGGGGCCGAGGTATTTACGCGGGTCGAACTCTTCGGGCTTAGTGCTGAAGACTTCACGTATTTTTGCCGTCAGCGCCATACGAAGGTCTGTGTCGATGTTTACCTTGCACACAGCCATCTTGGAAGCATTTGTAATGGCATCTTCCGGTACACCCATAGCATCAGGCATTGCTCCGCCGTACTTGTTGATGAGGTCTTTAAACTCTTTAAGAACTGAGCTTGACCCATGCATCACCAGCGGGAATCCGGGCAGTTTTTCTGAAATCTGCTCAACAACTTCAAATGCAAGTTTGGGGGCGGTTTTGAATTTATAAGCGCCGTGGCTTGTTCCAATGGCAACTGCCAGTGAATCTACGCCGGTCTTCTCAACGAATTCAACGGCCTGGTCGGGGTTTGTGAGGTGATTCATCACATCTTCTTCGCTGATGCCGACGACGTCTTCCTCGATACCGCCGAGCTGGCCCAGTTCAGCTTCGACTACAACGCCGTGTGCGTGTGCGTAGTCAACGACCTCTTTGGTGATGCGGATGTTTTCCTCGAAGGGGTGGTGTGAGCCGTCGATCATGACAGAAGTGAAACCGTCATCAACGCACTGCTTGCATGTCTCGAATGTGTCGCCGTGGTCGAGGTGCATGGCAATCGGGATTTCCGGATTTTCTGCAACAGCTACGTCGATTATGGCTTTGAGGTAAGACATGCTTGCGTAAGAGCGGGCACCTCTTGAAATCTGGAGGATAAGCGGCGATTTGGTCTCGGCTACTGCCTTGACGATGCCCTGTGTAATCTCCATGTTGTTTACATTGAATGCGCCGACGGCATAGCCGTTTTTGTAAGCCATCTCGAACATTTTTTTAGTATCAACTAATGGCATTTGTTTCTCCTAAATGCTTGTTAAAAAAATTATATCATAAATGCCCGTTTTACACTTTTCAGGCATTTTTCACGCTGTTATTCATACATAGCGGGGTTGGATACGCCGACATAACGCCTTGAGCCTATAACGACATCTTCAACACCTTCAGGCCATATACTAAGAACTATTGAGCTTGTGTCAAGAGAAGCGTCTGTAGCAAAGATAAGTCCGTAATAAATTCTGTGGTACTTGCGTATCAATGCAACCTGGCTGGTTGTATTTCTTCCAAAGTCAAAGTTGTATTCCTGAGCAAAGCTGACTGTATATCTCTCATTTATCCGATATGTTATAGCGAATTCCGCGTTGTTGGAGCCTTTTTCGTAATACTCTCCCAACGCATTTGTAAATATTGTATCATTAAGGTACCTGTTACCGAGATAAATGTTCATGTCCGGCCAGATATAGCGGCTGATTCCAACATTGAGCTGTTCGAGTTTGCCGCTTTCCAGGCCGTAATTGAAATCACTTAAAAAGGCCAGTGTGTCTGTAACATGC
Proteins encoded:
- a CDS encoding pyridoxal phosphate-dependent aminotransferase, whose amino-acid sequence is MRREIIHEGSGQLTYEIRGIVKFARELEQMGVEITWENIGDPIQKGEKMPEWIKKIILELASQDKTYGYVDTQGIPETREFLAHNINIRGGCQVNRDDIVFFNGLGDAVNKVFGFLKREARVIGPAPAYSTHSSAEAAHSGYEHLTYQLDPYNNWMPDLDDIENKVRYNDSIAGLMLINPDNPTGAVYPREILEAMVDIARRHGLFMICDEIYSHIVYNGTETMHMSEVIDDVPGLAMRGISKEYPWPGGRCGWIEVFNQDKYPDFKGYISSIINAKMLEVCSTSLPQYSIPPVIGSDNYPAHLKNRSAVFESRAKEAVEMLSGIDGIVVNEPKGAFYMSIMFEPEVLNGVQKLEITDTKVRRFIETRVRNVTNDKRFVYYLLAATGICVVPLTGFCCDREGFRITLLECDDEKRRWTWKTIAEAIKEYISSTE
- a CDS encoding PEP-CTERM sorting domain-containing protein codes for the protein MRLYVIFLLAVIYILALPAGSFSGAICSDFFVPQNVSNIDQHPLSAENEAGENDSGGEFNAVDVIECCIRTAAEKQYADTYAAVPEPSTMAIFGTGIIGILLSRR
- a CDS encoding ABC transporter ATP-binding protein — protein: MNSIIKCENIIKSYKMGQTRLQVLKGVNLETARGEFVAVMGSSGSGKSTLLHILGALDKPDSGEIIYEGTNLARISAARLNAYRNKQVGFVFQFYHLLDEFNVLENTLLPAMASSSVIKWAAISSDIKKRAVSLLEKVGLADRLNHKPHQLSGGERQRTALARALINEPRLLLADEPTGNLDWQRGSEILTLLKQLNKEGQTIIMVTHDKKVADAADRTVVIQDGKI
- a CDS encoding ABC transporter permease; the encoded protein is MILTGKLIGKYMLRRPIVWLAVITIAVSVFIQLVVMTIMDGLIRDFADKNHALVGDCVITSSSLTGFPYYDELIDELEGDAQILAASPVIHSSALLSMDDGDWTQAVDLIGIKPDSYCMVTGFCDSLYRKSYSGGIFDHPHGQGPGCIRGISMMNAKSGSGTYNHSLDYPVKLEISGFPLTWKGTLANEATGLINSQSFYVANDSDTGVPLVDDFTIYVPFEQAGKICGMDTAAARVNRIFIKFEQGIPLEQGVSGVREIFKRFISENSGSQFASLFEQVQVKSWKVHLVENIAPMEKERTMLTALFTLLGLLNVFVVFIVFYIIVNSKHKDIGILRSFGVSRLSLMGMFTSFSAAIGIIGASLGWLGGWAFLRYINELENWLHTNYGWQLWDRSIYAIGLIPNQLNTNVLLWIIFGALTASILGCLGPAHQAVKQDPVNVLRVGTV
- a CDS encoding FtsX-like permease family protein gives rise to the protein MLKLLLCIRYLTRRKIVFLSILAVAISTALLVGVSSLFKGFIYAVENSMTTHLGDVLITSPDPSVLMLESDDLCRHLEELDIVKRATPVISTEGLMLLGKGNVRRTIVWGIDLESRTEALGFNEFLVRQKDSPNPSFNPDSGGNESGFVGIGLAISPDPVTDEYRTEDLENLYGRKLVLMTAVQEPYRMTGEPRKSGFENLKRVNIPFTVSDAVFCGVHRFDSEYAFLPISLLAEKLYPKFKQQRPAEIIHIKMNSASRVSSRDIEQIRESFSLFASERMNWPDMWINYTPISSSVDMQSRLIEEYRKQMDVLMVVFGIISGGVILLITCIFYMMVINRRKDIAVIRSFGLSRSGVAGIFISFGITVGLLGSALGLFLGWLFVKNVNHIERGIQQAFGLKIWKSSVYMFERIPDQVEWKLAFILAAAAVGSAVIGSLLPAILAAMVNPVKVLRYE
- the lysS gene encoding lysine--tRNA ligase, which gives rise to MQTEVERLEEQRQKRLDKIRELGIDPYGVRVENVEPSSQIRARYEEETEGQRAKAAGRIVLLRDCGKLIFLTLRDSSGAIQLGLNKRRMEEQWSLAKLLELGDIIAGEGELSRTRTGELTIWVETLTFLSKSINQPPEKFHGLADVDMRYRQRYVDLWANPEVMERFRLRSQMITSIRNLLSDKGFLEVETPMMQSIAGGAAAKPFITHHNTLDMDLFMRIAPELFLKRLLVGGMEKIFEINRSYRNEGIDTKHNPEFTMMELYQAYADYSDMMDITEEIVCSLIEEHCGGNYKLKFGDLEVDYTRPWRRAKYADLLKEYSGCDITDIKGLREKARQLHIKEDQMDDLVVINEVFEETVEQHLINPTFVIDYPAKLCPLTRRKADNPEIAERFELFAAKMELANAYTELNDPAVQEENFRIQLHGQQDTMATMDEDFINALKYGMPPAGGLGVGIDRLVMLLTNATSIRDVILFPLLKSAKQD
- a CDS encoding S41 family peptidase → MSKSKRLINTVCVSAAAAMLIAITVISSNTAADSPKNDSPKYQTAENYSQAEQIFADIYSGNFVSAGEKLEIVSQNSQAKYLSNLKKLLNDYNRMQQSRDDKRVEKYMECMEKLERARKEGIPEYKGFEKNKSSDNDDESGDDDEDGEDDPADEDEEDKELTFANLQANIIMAYKYAAEDTKEELLEDPIVKEVLELSRQYSEIHEQNGEWIDAYAVYYYWLPELFPDEEQYEEYGEELSNKALISTLLKDTPCETREERYSGIEPAMFVRAVKALEQVYITTMDFREMAVKGIERCKMLAEVLNFEDEDITISIDKAQIARWSVRLDEISNEVNSLQFSYDCNSMIETFGKVLESNMQTAQIPQQVVIARFTEAALNTLDPYTTLVWPWEVQEFQKNMTQKFSGIGVEISMDTGKIKINSLIPDTPAYATGLDAGDYIVKINGETTENMTINCAVKYITGPSGTEVTLTIEDGKTRKKRDVTITRKTIDVPTVRGWQREDNGNWNYMIEPETGIGYIRLTGFTSNTAEGMKEAIELIDQNGMEAIILDLRGNPGGYLQTAGDIVDYFVDEGTIVSTRPRVGFPDKLTADKKANITCPLVVLIDGGSASASEIVSGALQDPVYRRAVIVGEQSYGKGSVQTIMDYPGGGAQLKYTMAYYYLPSNTKVKNRFEAEKQNTKDWGIIPDVQIELKGFEFEDYFETQKDNNVLVQAGKDHSEIKRRSEEETIKSDPQLAAGIVVAKTLLTEKEAGFDVLAKQVQKPEKKKSFLKYLLGG
- the fba gene encoding class II fructose-1,6-bisphosphate aldolase gives rise to the protein MPLVDTKKMFEMAYKNGYAVGAFNVNNMEITQGIVKAVAETKSPLILQISRGARSYASMSYLKAIIDVAVAENPEIPIAMHLDHGDTFETCKQCVDDGFTSVMIDGSHHPFEENIRITKEVVDYAHAHGVVVEAELGQLGGIEEDVVGISEEDVMNHLTNPDQAVEFVEKTGVDSLAVAIGTSHGAYKFKTAPKLAFEVVEQISEKLPGFPLVMHGSSSVLKEFKDLINKYGGAMPDAMGVPEDAITNASKMAVCKVNIDTDLRMALTAKIREVFSTKPEEFDPRKYLGPGREAIYEMVLHKLKVLGCTGKASECL